A genomic window from Gossypium hirsutum isolate 1008001.06 chromosome D12, Gossypium_hirsutum_v2.1, whole genome shotgun sequence includes:
- the LOC107945316 gene encoding methylesterase 10, whose product MEKKGHFVLIHGASHGAWCWYKVIPQLKSVGHKVTAMDMAGAGIHPKQVHEVQSISVYFEPLMNFMASLQPEEKVILVGHSMGGYCISAAMERYPEKVAVAVFAAAYMASPTLPFVTISQQFKEKMDSDKAMDSQFLFHNGLDKPPTSACLGPNFMASKFYQLSPPEDLTLALTLVRHVGFFNDEESIKAVALTKEKYGTVPRVYIVCGKDNILKQDFQRWIVESSPPNEVKLIPDSDHMIMFSKPKELCSCLEEIAKKYT is encoded by the exons ATGGAGAAGAAAGGACATTTTGTGCTAATTCATGGAGCCTCTCATGGAGCCTGGTGCTGGTATAAAGTGATACCTCAGCTCAAATCAGTGGGTCATAAGGTTACAGCAATGGACATGGCTGGTGCTGGGATTCATCCAAAGCAAGTTCATGAGGTACAGTCCATTTCTGTTTACTTTGAACCGTTGATGAACTTCATGGCGTCGCTCCAACCAGAGGAGAAGGTGATTCTAGTTGGTCACAGCATGGGTGGGTATTGCATATCAGCTGCCATGGAAAGATATCCTGAAAAAGTAGCTGTTGCAGTATTTGCCGCTGCTTACATGGCCAGTCCAACTCTCCCTTTTGTAACTATTTCTCAACAG TTCAAAGAAAAAATGGATTCCGACAAGGCCATGGACTCTCAGTTTCTTTTCCACAATGGACTAGATAAGCCTCCGACTTCAGCATGCCTTGGACCTAATTTCATGGCATCCAAGTTCTACCAGTTATCCCCACCTGAG GATTTAACGCTTGCACTAACTTTAGTCAGACATGTTGGTTTCTTTAATGATGAAGAATCAATCAAGGCTGTTGCACTGACCAAGGAGAAATATGGAACGGTTCCTCGAGTTTACATTGTTTGTGGCAAAGATAATATCCTCAAACAAGACTTCCAAAGGTGGATTGTTGAAAGCAGTCCACCAAACGAGGTAAAGTTGATTCCGGATTCGGATCATATGATCATGTTCTCGAAACCGAAGGAATTGTGCTCTTGCCTTGAAGAAATTGCAAAGAAATATACTTGA